From Streptomyces zhihengii, the proteins below share one genomic window:
- a CDS encoding cation diffusion facilitator family transporter, giving the protein MGAGHDHGHTHGGPPPTGTAAAAHRGRLRIALTITLGVMVVEIVGGVLSGSLALIADAAHMATDAVGLGMALLAIHVANRPAGRNRTFGYARAEILAALANCLLLLGVGGFLLFEAVERFITPTETRSGLTVVFALVGLVANMVSLSLLVRGQKESLNVRGAYLEVLADALGSVTVLVSAAVIMATGWQYADPIASLAIGLMIVPRTVRLLRETLDVLLEAAPKGVDMAEVREHILALPGVEDVHDLHAWTITSGMPVLSAHVVVSRDVLDAVGHEKLLHELQGCVGGHFDVEHCTFQLEPVGHAEHEARLCH; this is encoded by the coding sequence ATGGGGGCAGGGCACGATCACGGGCACACGCACGGCGGCCCGCCTCCCACCGGCACTGCGGCGGCGGCCCACCGGGGCCGGCTGCGGATCGCGCTCACCATCACCCTCGGTGTGATGGTGGTCGAGATCGTCGGCGGTGTGCTCTCCGGCTCGCTGGCGCTGATCGCGGACGCCGCCCACATGGCCACGGACGCCGTGGGGCTGGGCATGGCGCTGCTCGCCATCCATGTCGCCAACCGGCCCGCCGGCCGCAACCGGACCTTCGGCTACGCCCGCGCCGAGATCCTGGCGGCCCTCGCCAACTGTCTGCTGCTCCTCGGTGTCGGCGGCTTCCTGCTCTTCGAGGCGGTGGAGCGTTTCATCACACCCACCGAGACCCGCAGCGGGCTGACCGTCGTCTTCGCCCTCGTCGGCCTGGTGGCCAACATGGTCTCCCTCTCCCTGCTGGTCCGCGGACAGAAGGAGAGCCTCAACGTCCGCGGCGCCTATCTGGAGGTGCTGGCGGACGCGCTGGGCTCGGTCACGGTGCTCGTGTCGGCTGCCGTCATCATGGCCACGGGCTGGCAGTACGCGGACCCGATCGCCTCCCTGGCCATCGGCCTGATGATCGTGCCGCGCACGGTGCGGCTGCTGCGCGAGACGCTCGACGTGCTGCTGGAGGCGGCGCCCAAGGGCGTGGACATGGCCGAGGTGCGCGAGCACATCCTCGCCCTCCCGGGCGTCGAGGACGTGCACGACCTGCACGCCTGGACCATCACCTCGGGCATGCCGGTGCTCTCCGCCCACGTGGTGGTGAGCCGGGACGTGCTGGACGCGGTCGGGCACGAGAAGCTGCTGCACGAGCTCCAGGGCTGCGTCGGCGGGCACTTCGACGTCGAGCACTGCACCTTCCAGCTCGAACCGGTCGGTCACGCGGAGCACGAGGCGCGCCTCTGCCACTGA